Proteins from a single region of Corynebacterium pseudogenitalium:
- a CDS encoding TetR/AcrR family transcriptional regulator — translation MPIISDAELARRRKEILDASRACFAKYGFEGATVARLEKATGKTRGAIFHHFVDKETLFLAIASEDAERQAEVVSRQGLVEVMHDLLQHPEENDWFVTRSEIVRKLRTDPAFEARWRKHQEVLDEAVRKRLESNTAMRQDVPIEVMQTYLETVLEGFIIKLAAGEPPEQLEAMLDVVEQSVRSSVSS, via the coding sequence ATGCCGATCATTAGTGATGCAGAGCTCGCGCGGCGTCGCAAAGAAATCTTGGATGCGTCGAGAGCATGCTTCGCCAAGTATGGGTTTGAAGGAGCTACCGTAGCTCGTTTGGAAAAGGCCACTGGCAAAACGCGTGGTGCTATTTTTCATCACTTCGTAGACAAGGAAACGTTGTTTCTCGCCATCGCCAGCGAGGACGCTGAACGCCAAGCTGAGGTAGTTAGCCGACAGGGGCTCGTAGAAGTTATGCACGACCTCTTGCAACATCCGGAAGAAAATGACTGGTTCGTGACGCGTTCTGAGATTGTTCGAAAGCTCCGCACAGATCCTGCATTTGAAGCTCGGTGGAGGAAGCACCAGGAAGTACTTGATGAGGCTGTGCGGAAACGGCTGGAATCGAATACGGCGATGCGGCAAGATGTGCCAATTGAAGTAATGCAGACCTATCTAGAGACAGTTCTGGAAGGGTTCATAATCAAATTGGCCGCAGGTGAGCCACCAGAGCAGCTGGAAGCAATGCTAGACGTTGTCGAGCAGTCTGTTCGATCTTCGGTTTCTAGCTAG
- a CDS encoding glutamine amidotransferase-related protein, with amino-acid sequence MSKLLMVSLRNGEIGADVAHAEYNDVLKATKMDQTAIELCHISDEHAQLKSLDSVEGVIVGGCSLNVSDAHTSAWAQHVDAVLTEVVESGKPVFFVCFGTSWLVHYLGGNIVHTHPEDSGPTQVSLSDAGKRDVLLQGFPGNFTALTGHTENPDESTLPPSLEILAVGNSCPVQMIRYGDHVWATQFHAEMDAKAMQTRMDFFANYGYFSPEDYDKIVKGLPLHDVSWANRILQSFTQYCVG; translated from the coding sequence ATGTCTAAGTTGCTTATGGTGTCGCTGCGAAATGGTGAGATCGGTGCTGACGTTGCTCACGCCGAGTACAACGACGTACTCAAAGCGACGAAGATGGATCAGACAGCTATAGAGCTCTGTCATATCTCTGACGAGCACGCCCAGCTGAAGTCACTGGATTCAGTTGAAGGCGTGATCGTTGGAGGTTGTTCTTTAAACGTTTCAGATGCACATACCTCAGCGTGGGCGCAGCATGTAGATGCTGTGCTCACTGAGGTTGTGGAATCTGGAAAACCCGTGTTCTTCGTTTGTTTCGGAACGAGCTGGCTGGTGCACTACCTCGGAGGAAACATCGTTCACACGCATCCAGAGGACTCTGGCCCGACACAGGTTTCGCTTTCAGACGCCGGTAAACGTGACGTACTGCTTCAGGGGTTCCCAGGGAACTTCACAGCGCTGACCGGACATACCGAGAATCCTGACGAGTCCACCCTCCCGCCCTCACTTGAGATATTGGCAGTTGGGAATAGTTGTCCGGTTCAGATGATTCGGTACGGTGATCATGTTTGGGCGACGCAATTTCATGCGGAGATGGATGCCAAAGCAATGCAGACTCGTATGGACTTCTTCGCTAACTATGGGTACTTCTCTCCGGAAGACTACGACAAGATCGTAAAGGGGCTGCCTCTTCACGATGTTTCGTGGGCAAACAGAATTTTACAATCATTTACGCAATACTGCGTGGGTTGA
- a CDS encoding ACT domain-containing protein, with amino-acid sequence MHAIITTTGKDRVGIIAGVAIAAAEVNLNIVDVSQTLMDDFFTMIMRVELPEGDVNMELLQTHLSAAGESLGVIVRIQSEDLFTAMNEI; translated from the coding sequence ATGCATGCAATCATCACAACCACAGGTAAAGACCGTGTAGGCATCATCGCAGGAGTTGCGATCGCCGCGGCTGAGGTAAACCTCAATATCGTAGATGTTTCCCAAACTCTCATGGATGACTTCTTCACCATGATCATGCGTGTGGAACTTCCCGAAGGCGATGTAAACATGGAATTACTGCAAACTCACCTTTCAGCAGCTGGTGAATCTTTGGGGGTCATTGTTCGGATCCAGTCCGAGGACCTTTTCACCGCCATGAACGAAATCTAG